A stretch of Lathyrus oleraceus cultivar Zhongwan6 chromosome 6, CAAS_Psat_ZW6_1.0, whole genome shotgun sequence DNA encodes these proteins:
- the LOC127093275 gene encoding bet1-like SNARE 1-1, producing the protein MMNSRRDTRNNRVALFDGIEEGGIRASSLYSSGSSHEIDEHDNEQAMDGLQDRVNLLKRLSGDIHEEVDNHNRMLDNMGNDMDSSRGVLSGTMDKFKMVFETKSSRRMFSLVASFVVIFLIIYYLTR; encoded by the exons ATGATGAATTCTAGAAG AGACACCCGAAACAACAGAGTTGCTCTTTTTGATGGTATTGAGGAGGGAGGCATCAGAGCATCATCTCTTTACTCCTCAGGTTCTTCCCATGAAATTGATGAACATGATAATGAACAAGCAATGGACGGATTGCAAGATAGAGTTAATTTGCTGAAAAGA TTGTCAGGTGATATACATGAAGAGGTGGATAATCATAACCGGATGCTGGATAATATG GGCAATGATATGGATTCTTCAAGGGGAGTCCTCTCAGGAACTATGGACAAATTCAAAATG GTATTTGAGACAAAATCGAGCCGAAGAATGTTCTCGCTCGTAGCATCATTTGTTGTTATTTTTCTTATCATTTACTATCTAACTAGGTAA